A stretch of DNA from Pseudomonadales bacterium:
ATACTTCCGGTGCGCCCACTCCCTTCGATTTCAGCGTGAACAGTCAGTCGAGTGTGAGCGCCGGTAATGCCATCACGCCGTTTGACTTCAGCGGTGGTGCGGCTTCCACCTTCGACGTGACCCTCGCGGGCTCCAGTGTGCCGAGTGAGAACCAGACGGTAACCATCAATCTGGACAGCAGTATTTCCACGCTGCAGGACCTGATCAATGAGATACGCGACGATCTGGCTGGCACGGGTGCAGGTCTCGATGTCCGGGAGAATCCGAACGCTGCCGGTCGGCTGCAGTTCTTCGCACTGAATTCCGGTGAACCCTCCACGGTGACCGTGGCCAATGCCACGCCGGGTGCTGGTGTCACTGCCGGTAACATCGAAGCCGTGCTGGGCGGCATCGGCATGGGGTCCACCAACGGCGCGCCGGTGGGTGCAGCGACCGGGAATACAGGCACGATCACCGCCGCCGCCTTTGATGTGACACTCAGTGGCTCCTCCGGTAACAACGGCACCGCAACCGTGCACCTGCGCTCCAACATAACCGACGTGAACAGTCTGATCAGTGATATCCGCGATGATCTGCTGGCTTCCGGAGTCGGGGTGGATGTGCGTATCGATCCCAACAACCCAGGTCGCCTGCAGTTCTTTGCCACCGTCGCCGGTGAAGCTTCACAGATCACCATCGGCAATTTCGATACCAGCAACGTCGGTGTCACTCAGCCCGACCTGGTCGCTGTGCTGAATCTTGCGACGGGTGTCACGGTGCCGGGTATTGCAGCCGCCAGCAACGGCTACGCCGCCCAGACGGTGGATGTGGTGGCTGCAGACGGTACGGTCCAGGCGGTGACGACGGCAGCTGGCGCAACGGCTGCCGCCATTGCCGCCCAGTTCAGCAGCACCCAGGTGCCCGGGGTCAGCGCCAACGCGCGCACCACGGCCACCGTGCCCTCTGCGGGATTCAACAACACCAGTGGCTCCATGGGCGTCTCGATCAACGGTGTTGCCGTGGTTGGCAGCACTCTGTCGGCCATCGCGGCGAACATCAACAGCGGGCTGCCCGGACTGGGTACGGTCAGCGCAGCCATAAACTCGGCCGGCGATCTTGTGGTAAACGACGCGGTGGGTAACGACCTGGTCTTCGGCATCACCGGCGATGTCACGGATTCGCTGGACGTCATCGGTACCCAGGGTGGTGCGGTAACCCTGGATACCAGCGGCTCCTCGGTGATCGCGGTGGGTGGCACGGTCAGCTTCACACTGGATGAGGATTACACTCTGGCGAATACAACACCCAGCGTGACCAATCTGTTCGGGGTGCTCGATGCCTCGGCGTTCACCGAATTCGAACTCAACACCTTCGATCCGACCAATCAGGAAACCTACAACGCGGCGACTTCTCTGACGATATTCGACAGCCTGGGTAATCCCCACGCGATGACTCTGTATTTCGTCAAGGAACGCTTCACTCCCGGTGTCATCGGCGAGGAGGCCAACCGCTGGTCGGTTTATACCCAGATTGACGGTCATGACGTCGGCGACCCGGACCCGAATCTGCCGCCCCCCCAGAACACGGTACCAACCCGGGCGCGATTTGCCGCCCAGTTCAATTCGGACGGCACGCTCAACCCGGCGGGGACCGACTCCATCCTGATCTCCAACTGGGTACCGCTGGACGCCAACGGCAATCCGAACGGCGCGGTGGGCCCCCAGAACGTGCTCGCAGGCGGATCGCTGCCGATTGCCTCCCCGCCGACCAGCGCGAACTTCGAACTGCGGCTCACCGGCTCGACCCAGTTTGGCAGTGATTTCGCGGTAAGCGCTCTGGACCAGGATGGCTACACCACCGGTGAACTGTCCGGCCTGGGAATCGATGATCGGGGAGTGGTCTCTGCGCGTTTCACCAACGGTCAGAACCAGACTCTCGGCCAGATCGCGCTCGCAGACTTCACCAACCCACAGGGCCTTGCCGCGGTCGGTGATTCGGCCTGGATAGAAACCAACGATTCCGGTGAGCCGGTGATTCAGGCACCCGGTTCCGGCTCGCTGGGGTCCATCACATCCGGTGCACTCGAGGATTCGAACGTGGAACTTTCGGAGCAGCTGGTGCAGCTGATCATCGCCCAGAGGAACTTCCAGGCGAATGCCAGGACGATTTCCACCGCCGATGAAATCACCCAGACCATTATCAACCTGTAATCGCTGACCCGGACTCGCCATGGACCGTCTGCTCTATAACTCAACGCTTGGTGCTTCGAACATCGAACGCGCGCTATCCGTGCGGGCTCACAATCTTGCAAACGTGGCCACCACCGGATTCCGCGCCGACTATGCCCAGGCACAGGCGTTCTGGGCGGAAGGCGATGGCCATCCGGTGCGGGCATATGGCCTCACCCAGATCCCCGGTGTCGATTTCCGTCAGGGCACCCTGATGCAGACCGGCCGGGAACTGGACGTTGCTGTGAAAGGCGAGGGTTTCCTCGCGGTGCAGACGGAAAGCGGAGGCGAAGCTTACACCCGCGCCGGTGATCTTCAGGTGGACGAACTCGGTCGACTCCTCGACCGGGAAGGGCAGCAGGTTCTCGGCGACACCGGTCCGATAGCGCTGCCGCCCTTTGATCGCGTCTACATAGGTTCAGACGGCGGCATCAGCGTGCAGCCTGAAGGACAGAGCCCTGAAACGCTGGTTCAGGTCGGGCGGCTGAAGCTGGTCAACCCGGATACCGCAGACCTGAGCAAGGACGGGGCGGGACGGATCGTCCGCAGCGACGGTGGTATCGAAGCGCCGGATGCTGCAGTCGAAGTAGTGGCGGAGTTCCTGGAATCGAGCAATGTCAGTGCCGTATCGGAACTGACCGAGATTCTGTCTCTGGCACGGCAGTTCGAAGTGGAAGTACGGATGATGCGCACCGCGCAGGAAAATGACGAGGCGGCCTCTTCACTGTTGCGACTGGGCTGAGGGCGGACGGATGAATAGACAAACAGAATCAGGATCCTCTGGAGGGCAGGGAAGATGAGTTCAGCATTGTGGGTAAGCAAGACCGGACTGCAGGCACAGGATACGGCACTTCGGGTGATCTCGAACAATCTCGCGAACGTGACGACCGTTGGTTTCAAACGCGACCGAGCTGTGTTTTCAGATCTCATGTACCAGGTTGGTCAGCAGCCGGGTGGTCTCTCCACCCAGAACACCCAGCTGCCCTCGGGCACCCAGCTCGGTGTCGGGGTACGGGTGATGGGCACCCAGAAGAATTTCAGCGAAGGCTCGATTCAGAACACCGGCGCGCCTCTGGATCTCGCCATTGAAGGCAGAGGTTTCTTTCAGATCACCCTGCCGGACGGATCGCTCGGCTATTCACGCACCGGCAGTTTTCAGCTCAATCAGGATGGACAGATTGTCGATCCCCAGGGTTTTGCACTGGAGCCGGCGATCACCATTCCGGAAGACGCCACCAATGTGACCATCGGTGTGGATGGCACTGTGAGTGTCAGTCGCCAGGGGGATACGGCACCCACCCAGGTCGGTTCGATCCAGCTGGTGAACTTCGCCAACCCTGCGGGTCTCGAAGCCCGGGGCAACAATCTCTATCTGGAAACGGCCTCCAGCGGGGCGGCCACCCAGGGCACGCCAGGTGAAAACGGACTGGGTGCCACCGTGCAGGGTGCACTGGAGAACTCCAACGTCAGCGTGGTGGAAGAAATGGTGAACATGGTTGCCACCCAGCGCGCCTATGAAATGAACGCACGGGTCGTCTCCACCGCAGACCAGATGTCCCAGTACATGACGCAGAACATATGATGAACAGAACATCCGCTGTGAAACTGACCGCCCTGATCATCGTGCTTGCACTGGTGCACGGCTGCATGATCAGGCCGCCACTCCCACCGTCGCGGGAGGAACCCACATACCGGCCCGCCTATCCCAGTCTCCCGGCGCTGCCTCCACCTGCGCCGGGTTCGCTGGTGAGTGCAGAGGCTGCCTGGTCGCTGTTTGACGACAGTCGCGCCCGACGGGTGGGCGATGTGGTGACCATCCGTCTCGAAGAGCGTACTCAGTCGAGCAAGTCTGCGGAGACGACGATTGCCAAGGGCTCCCAGATCGAGCTGCCCAATCCCACCCTGTTCGGTAACCTGGTCCAGGGACACGATGATCTGCTGTTCAACTCGATCGACAGTCAGAAGGGGTTCAGTGGCAGTGCCGAGAGCGATCAGAGTAATCGACTCTCCGGCACCCTCACCGCGGTCATTGCCGAAGTACTGCCTAACGGCCTGATGCTGGTGCAGGGCGAAAAATGGATGAATCTGAATCGGGGCGAAGAGTATCTACGGGTCAGTGGCCTGGTGCGTCCGGAGGACGTGGACGCCTACAATGCCGTCTCCTCTCTGCGTCTCGCAGACGCGCGCATTTCCTACAGCGGCACCGGCGAGCTGGCCAACAGCAACGCTGCAGGCTGGCTGTCGCGCTTCTTTTTCCACCCGCTCAACCCCCTGTAGGAGTGCGGCAGTGACTGATTTCAGAAATCCGCTGATGCTGCTTCTGAGCCTTGCCCTGCTCCTGCTGGCGCCTGCAGGTAACGCACAGCGGCTCAAGGATCTCGCGAGTGTCGAAGGGGTGCGGTCGAACCAGCTGGTGGGCTATGGACTGGTGGTCGGGCTGGATGGCACCGGTGATCAGACTACCCAGACGCCGTTCACCATCCAGACGTTCCGTAACATGCTGCGCCAGTTCGGCATACAGATTCCGGCGGGGTTCGAACCCCAGCTGAAGAACGTGGCCGCAGTGACCATCAACGCGGACCTGCCACCTTTTGCCAAGCCGGGTCAGCAGATCGATGTCACCGTGTCTTCGATCGGGAACGCCAAATCTCTGCGGGGCGGCACCCTGCTCATCACGCCGCTGAAAGGGCTGAACAACGAAGTCTATGCGGTCGCCCAGGGCAATCTGGTGGTGGGTGGCTTCGGCGGCGAAGGCAACGACGGATCTTCCATAACGGTCAATGTGAAAAGTGCCGGTCGGATTCCCAACGGCGCCATGGTGGAGCGTGCCGCACCCAACGGATTCTCCGGAACTGAATACATCGTCTTCAATCTGCACCGCAACGACTTCACCACAGCACGCCGGGTCACGGAGCAGATCAACGCGACGTTCGGACCCGCGGTCGCTGAGTCCCGGGATGCCACTTCGATTGCCGTGCGGGCCCCGGTCGATTCCAGTCAGCGTATCGCCTTCCTGTCGGTGCTGGAAAATCTGGATGTCGAACCCGGACTCAGCAGCGCCAAGGTCATCATCAACTCCCGCACCGGTACCATCGTGATCGGTCAGCATGTCGAAGTACTGCCAGCGGCCATCACTCATGGTTCGCTGTCGGTGACGATTTCAGAGAATGCCATGGTCAGTCAGCCCAACGCACTGGGCGGTGGCCGGACGGTGGTCGTCCCGCAGTCCGATGTTTCGGTGGAGCAGACCGGCAATCGGATGTTCTATTTCAATCCGGGCGTGGCCCTGCAGGACATTGTTGCCGCGGTGAATGAAGTCGGTGCCGCACCGGGAGATCTCATGGCCATCTTGGAGGCACTGCGGGCAGCTGGTGCACTGCGCGCCGAGATCGTGGTGATCTGACCGTGATCAGCACACCGGAAATACCGGTCTCCCTCGGCGCCGCCTATACGGACGTGCAGGGACTCAAGTCTCTGCCCACGGACAGCCAGGCGGCACTGCGCAAAGCGGCCGGAGAATTCGAGTCCATGTTCCTGGACATCTGGCTGAAAAGCATGCGCGATGCCAACGCGGTTTTCAGTGAAGGCAGCTATCTGTCCAGTTCGGCGGTGGAGATGCATCAGGAAATGCTCGATCACCAGTACGCCGTGCATATGAGTGAGGCGGGCGGCATCGGTCTCGGTGATGTGCTGGTGAAACAGTTGTCCGGTCGGGATGTTGACCCCGACGGGGTGTTGGATACCCGGGTCCCTGCAAGGACGCCGATGTCTGCCAGGACAGGAAGCGCTGCGACTGACGCCAGTCAGGCGAACGTCACCGATTCCGCAAACGGCCCGACATACGGCGCCGCCGCGACGGCTCGACTCAACCCCCAGGGAAGCGCCCGACCCCTCTTCGAATCCGCCCAGGCCTTCGTCGATGAACTGATGCCCGTGGTGGAAAAACTGCTCGAAGACATGCCGATCAATCCCATCAACGTCGTTGCCCAGGCGGCACTCGAAACAGGATGGGGCCAGAAGGTGATTCATGATCAGCATGGCCAGCCGAGTTTCAATCTGTTCGGTATCAAGGCCGAGGGCTGGTCGGGTGACAAGGTCGAGGTCACCACACTCGAACACGAGTTCGGCCGCATGAGTCCGCGCAAGGCGAGTTTCCGGTCATATGAGGATCTGAGTGGCTCGGTCGGTGACTATCTGCGCCTTCTCGGCAGTCGCTACCGGGATGCCATGGGTTCGGGCAAAGACGCGTTCAGCTTCGGCTCGGCTCTGCAGAAGGCGGGTTACGCAACGGATCCTGCCTACGGGCGCAAGATCGAAGCCGTGGCCGAGCGGGTTCGCTCCCTCCTCGGGTCGATAGAAACCAGGATGATGTGAGTCATGGGCGCGGATCTGTTCAATATCGGTGTGAGCGGACTGCGGGCGCAGCAGACGGCCCTCGCCGTTACAGGCCAGAACATCACCAATGCCAGCACCCCCGGGTATTCCCGTCAGCGGGTCGAAATGTCACCCCAGACCGCCGGCACCCAGGGTGGGCAGTTTGAAGGCGCGGGTGCCCGGGTCGACCGGATTACCCGGATCGCAGATGGTTTCGTGACCGGCCAGATCCGCATGGACAGTGCGCTGTTCTCCGAACTGGATGCGATGAACCGGCAGATCGGGCAGATTGAAGGCGTGCTGCTCGACGATGCGGCATCGCTGAACACGGCACTGGACAGTTTCTTCAATGCCATCCAGACCGCAAGTTCATCGCCATCGTCACTGCCGTTCCGGCAGATGGTGCTCAGTCAGGCCCAGGGCCTGGTCGATCGATTCGGCTCGATGCACGAACGGCTTTCAACCCAGGGCTACAACCTGGTTGCTGAACTCGACTCCGGTGTTGCCAGGGTCAATGAGCTGGCCCAGGGCATCGCCTCGATCAACGACCGTATTGCCTCCCTCAAGGGCACGGAAGCATCGGGCGCGGCTAATGCGCTGCTCGATCAGCGTGAAGAAATGCTCAAAGAGCTTTCAACCTATGTCAGCGTGCGCACAAACGAGCAGCTCGATGGACGCATGAGTGTGTTCATCGGCAAGGGCCAGGCACTGATTCTCGGCTCCAGTGCGGGGCAGCTCGCGGTGACCGGCCAGGGAGAGGTCACCCTGCGGGCGGATGAGCGCGGTGTGGCGAGTACGATCACCTCTGCGCTGCAGGGTGGAGAACTGGGCGGGCTGCTGCGGTTCCGCTCCGAAGTGCTCGAGCCGGCCATCAACCGGCTCGGTCTGATCGCGCATGTGGTGGCCCGCAGTGTCAATGACACTCACGCCAAAGGCGTAGATCTGCACGGTGAACCTGGCGGGCTGCTGTTCAGCGATCTGAACGCGGCGAGGGTACGGGATCTGCGTGTCATCGGCCACGAAGACAACCGGGGCAATGGTGCAGGAATCGGTATCAGCATCGACGATCCCTTCTCCATGCCGGTGAGCGATTACGAACTCAGCTTCGATGATGCCAGTGAAGGCGGTTTTTTCGTCAGGCGCCTGAGCGACAACCGCATCGTGCACCAGGGTACCCTGGGTGGGGCGCTGCCCCAGCGGATGTCTTTCGATGGCATGACCGTGGAACTGGCCGAGGGCAACTTTGCCCCGGGAGATCGATTCGTTCTCAAACCACTGGCTGACGCAGCGGGCAGTCTGGATCTGGCACTCGCCGATCCGGCGCTGCTGGCGCTCGCTGGACCTCTGAGTGTCGGCGCGGCTGTCGGAAACCGGGGCAACGGTGCGGTCACGGTCGGGGAGATCTTTGATCCGGGCCATCCGATCTTCGCTCAGGATGGCAGTCTGAGCCCACCCCTGCTGGTGCGGTTCACCAGCCCGACCACCTACGAGATCCTCGACAACAGCGACCCCGCGTCGCCGCGGCCGCTGAATCCACCGCTGGCGGATCTGCCCTACGATCCGCGTCAGATCAATCAGCTGCTGCCCGCCCAGGCGGGCCAGCGGCGCGTGGTCTTCGATGGCGCCGGTATCGGCGCACTGGGTACCGCCACCGTCGGCACCCTGAGCAGCGCTGCGCCGAATGGCTACAGTGCCCAGTCGATTCGCGCGCAGCATACCGATCCTGCCACCGGCGCTGCCACGACCGGTGTATCGGCAAGTATTCCGGCCAATGCCAGTGCGCGGCAGATCGCGGCGGCGCTGTCGAACCTCTCGGGCGTCACCGCCAGCGCTTCGAACTCGGTAACGCTGAGTAATCTGACAGACAACGGTGTTACGTTCGATCTCGAAGTCAGTGTCAACGGTGTCAATCTGGGTGCTGTCGGTTCGCTCAATGAGCTTGCCGATCGCATTGCGGCTGAGCCTGCGCTGGCCGGTCTCGGCATCACAGCGGCCAGCGATGGACAGGCCCTGACCTTGCGCAGTGCTTTCGGCGACGATCTGCACATTCAAGTCGCCGGTGATCCGACCGATAACCTTACTGTCAGCAATCTCCGGGGCGAAAGTCTGGTGCTCAACGGTGCAGGTGTACCGGGTCAGTTCCGGGGTGTGAGCATCGGCGGTACGGTGACCGCGGTCACTGCGCCCGGCGTCCGATTGAGCAGTGACACCAGCTCGCTCATGCTCGGCAGTCCGGTACATACCCGGGCGGATTTCGGCTTCGAGCTGAGCATGATCGGTACACCTGCAGCGGGAGACACCTTTGCCATCGGACGGAACCGGGAAGGAACAGGCGACAACCGCAATGCCCTGGCACTGGCCGGCCTGAGTTCGATGCGGCTGATCGGTGATCCGCCGGTCAGTTTTTCCGACAGTTATGGCGAACTCGTGCAGTTTGTCGGGGTGAAATCGAGCCAGAGCAGGATCAACAAGGAAGCCGCCGGGGCGCTGCTGGAACAGTCCCTGGCCCAGAGAGAATCGATTTCCGGAGTGAATCTGGATGAGGAGGCCGCCAATCTCATTCGCTACGAGCAGGCCTACAACGCGTCCGCCCAGATCATCTCGGTGGCCAGGGATATCTTCAACACCCTCTTTGCGATCATGAGGTAGCCGTGAGAATTTCGTCCGCGCAGATCAATCAGCAGGGTATCGCCAGAATGCTGGAGATCTCCCAGGAAGTCGCGAAAACCCAGTCCCAGATGGCCACCGGCAAACGCATCAACAAGCCGGGAGACGATCCGGTGGGGGCTGCTCGCGTTATCCGCATCAAGCAGGAACTCGAGACCCGTGCCCAGTACCAGCGCAATATCGACGCAGCAGACGCCCAGCTCGCCCAGGAAGACACTGTGCTGCAGCAGACGACGGACGTACTGCAGCGGATCCGCGAACTCGCGCTGGTGGCAAGTAACGGCGTGCAGTCTGCGGAAGACCGGCGCTTTGTCGCCATCGAAATCGAAGCGAGATTCGAAGAGCTGATGTCGCTCGTGAATACCCGGGGACCCACCGGGGAATACCTGTTCAGCGGCTTCAAAGGGGATGTGCGCCCGTTTGTGCTGGAGTCCGGCAATCTGGTGTTTCGTGGCGACGAAGGACAGCGCCGGCTGCAGGTCGACAGCGGTCAGTACGTGACGGTCAACAACTCCGGGCGCGAGGTTTTCATGGACATCGAAACCGCGAGCCCGGTGTTCGTGGCCCGCGCCCATCCGCACAACGATGCCCTCGCAGCGGCTTCGATCAGCGCCGGTCGGGTGTCTGATGCGGAGCAGATAGCCGCCTTCTATCCCGACGATCTCATCATCGAGTTCAGGCCTTTGTCGGAAGATCCGACCGGTGCGGCGAATTTCACCGTGCGACGGGTGAGTGATAACCGGGTGGTGGAGGGTTTTCAGAACATCCGCTATCAGCCAGGTACCGAGATCAGCGTCGCCGGAATGAGTTTCCGCATGAACGGACAACCCCAGGTGGGCGACAGATTCGTGGTGGAAACCACCAGCAAGCGGGACGTGCTGAGTACTGTCAAACAGCTGACCGACGGGCTTAAAAGCATGGATCCGTCCACAGACCCGGTAGAGTTTCAGCGCCTGCTCGACGACGGTCTCACCGGCATCGACAATGCCATGAACCGTATTCTCGAAGTCCGCTCCCAGCTGGGCGCGCGCATGAACACCATCGACAGTGCCCGCGCGCTGCATGAGAGCCTCAATCTCGAGGGTCAGCGGGTGTTGTCCGACATCCAGGACCTCGATTTTGCCGAGGCTGCCAGCCGCCTGAGCTTTCAGTCTTTCCTGCTCGAAGCCGCCCAGCAGAGCTTTGTCCGCATCAGTGGTCTGTCGCTGTTCAATGCGCTGCGCTAGCCGGCGGGTCAACCACGCCGATCTGAGGTGCTCAGCCAGGGGCTTGGAAAGAGGTTGATCAGAGCGTGGTCGAGGATCGGATACACCGGGCCTCGCTCAGCAGCTCCGCTGTGCCCTCGCGTAGCGTTTTGCCTCGCGTGAGGAACACGCGAGTCAAAACACTGCACTCGGCTTCGCTACACGGCCCGGTGTACCCGATCCTCGACCACACTGGATAATTCTTTCCGAGCTTCCTGGCTGCGCGTCTGTGCGCTCTGTTGGAAGTCGGGGAGATCCGACTGAGGCGTCTTGGATCCCTCCTGAAGCTGGGGTGGAGAGGGGGGTGTGGCGGACCGTGGAGCGAGGCCGAGCGCGGCAGATTGACCCGCTTCGGGGCAACTCTGCCAAGAGAGGGAAGCCCGGAGGGCCCGAGCGTAGGTCCGCCACACCCCTCTCTCCACCACAGCCTCGTAATCTGCTCCAAAAAACAGACTCAGCGGGATCTGCCTACGATGCCAGCGGAGTTCCGCACCGCTGGCGCCTGCCGGAAATGTGACCCAGTCCCCTAAAGATTCCTCCTCCCACGCCGCTACAGGCACTGAGTACCCCTGCATTGCCCTGCACTGCGTCGGGAACGAATGGGCCATACCGGCCTGAACCAGGATTGGTTGAACTACGGAGTAGGAAATGCCCCAGATTATCAATACCAACATCGGATCGTTGACGGCACAGCGAAATCTGAACAACACGCAGGCTGCCAGTCTGCAGGCGCTGACCCGGTTGTCGTCCGGTCTGCGCATCAACAGTGCACGGGACGATGCGGCCGGTCTGGCCATCTCGACCCGATTCACCGCGCAGGTGCGGGGTCTCACCGTCGCCATGCGGAACGCGAACGACGGCATTTCCCTTGCCCAGACGGCGGAAGGCGCCCTCGGTGCCATGACCGAGAGTCTCCAGCGGTTGCGGGAACTGGCTCTGCAGGCATCCAACGCCACCAACAGTGACTCTGACCGTCAGGCACTGAACGCGGAAGCAAGCCAGCTGATCGCGGAACTGAGCAGGGTCAGTGAGCAGACCAACTTCAACGGCCGCAACCTGCTCGACGGCAGCTTCTCATCCAGCGTGCAGATCGGCACCAACGCCGGCGAGACGGTGGACATCTCCATCAATCAGGTGACAGCCGACAAACTCGGCGGCGGCATCGGTGCGGGCATCAGCTCCATCGGTACCAGCACGGCGCTGAGCAGCGGTGACCTGATCATCAACGGTGTGGCCGTTGGCGCATCGGCTGCTGCAGACGACGTGGCCTCGGTGGCAAACAACGCTCAAAGCGCGATCTCCAAGTCCGCGGCCATCAACCGTGTCACCAACCAGACCGGTGTCGAAGCCCAGGTCAATACCAACCGGGTCGGCGGTTCCAACATGACCGCCACCCCGACGGCGACCACGGGCGCCATCACCCTCAATGGTGTGACCATCAACATCACGACAGGCGCATCGTCCACCAGCCAGAACCGGCAGGCGGTCGTGGATGCCATCAACGCACGTTCTGCTCAGACCGGCGTGATTGCGGTAGACACCGAATCCGACTCCGGTGGCGTCGTGCTGGAAGCAGCAGATGGGCGCAACATCACCATAGTGGAAGCTGGCGGCAGCACCCTGACCGAGGCCTCTACAGGCCTGAACTTTACTGCTGACGGTACCGAGACCTTCACCGGTGGCTTCACCCTGGTTTCCCGGGATGGCAGCGACATCTCCATAGACGGTGGCGACGGCACCATCACCAACGGTGGCAACCTGGCCAATGCAGGCCTGAGTCGCGGTACCTTTGGTGGCACGACCGCCGCAGTGGTTACCCAGGCTGTCGTTACCGCTGCAGCTGCTACCCCGACCACGGCGACACTGGCAGCAGGCGATCTGGTGATCAATGGCGTATCCATCGATGCCAGTCGGGCAGCCGATGATACCGCCTCGGATACCACGGCGAACTCCAGCAGCCGCAGCAACTCGGCTATCGCCGTCGCCGCGGCCATCAATCGCGCCAGCGCGCAGACCGGTGTCAGAGCCACTGCAAACGCAACCTCGGTTGTTGGTACCACGGGTACGGCAGTCGCCGGTACCGCTGACATCACCATCAATGGTGTGGCGATCAGTCAGGTGACGGTATCGGGCACCACTTCAGCAGCGGTGGAATCGGCGCGCACGGCTTCGGTCGACGCGATCAATGCCCGCAGCGGACAGACCGGGGTTACCGCGGCAGACAACGGCACCAGCATCACGCTGACTGCTGCTGACGGTCGTAACATCGCGATCTCGGTGGTGGAAGGCGCGGCAGGTACCGCGGCTACGATCGGGCTTGGTGGCACCACCAACATCGGTATCGG
This window harbors:
- a CDS encoding flagellar basal body P-ring protein FlgI is translated as MLLLSLALLLLAPAGNAQRLKDLASVEGVRSNQLVGYGLVVGLDGTGDQTTQTPFTIQTFRNMLRQFGIQIPAGFEPQLKNVAAVTINADLPPFAKPGQQIDVTVSSIGNAKSLRGGTLLITPLKGLNNEVYAVAQGNLVVGGFGGEGNDGSSITVNVKSAGRIPNGAMVERAAPNGFSGTEYIVFNLHRNDFTTARRVTEQINATFGPAVAESRDATSIAVRAPVDSSQRIAFLSVLENLDVEPGLSSAKVIINSRTGTIVIGQHVEVLPAAITHGSLSVTISENAMVSQPNALGGGRTVVVPQSDVSVEQTGNRMFYFNPGVALQDIVAAVNEVGAAPGDLMAILEALRAAGALRAEIVVI
- the flgH gene encoding flagellar basal body L-ring protein FlgH, with translation MMNRTSAVKLTALIIVLALVHGCMIRPPLPPSREEPTYRPAYPSLPALPPPAPGSLVSAEAAWSLFDDSRARRVGDVVTIRLEERTQSSKSAETTIAKGSQIELPNPTLFGNLVQGHDDLLFNSIDSQKGFSGSAESDQSNRLSGTLTAVIAEVLPNGLMLVQGEKWMNLNRGEEYLRVSGLVRPEDVDAYNAVSSLRLADARISYSGTGELANSNAAGWLSRFFFHPLNPL
- the flgF gene encoding flagellar basal-body rod protein FlgF, with product MDRLLYNSTLGASNIERALSVRAHNLANVATTGFRADYAQAQAFWAEGDGHPVRAYGLTQIPGVDFRQGTLMQTGRELDVAVKGEGFLAVQTESGGEAYTRAGDLQVDELGRLLDREGQQVLGDTGPIALPPFDRVYIGSDGGISVQPEGQSPETLVQVGRLKLVNPDTADLSKDGAGRIVRSDGGIEAPDAAVEVVAEFLESSNVSAVSELTEILSLARQFEVEVRMMRTAQENDEAASSLLRLG
- the flgG gene encoding flagellar basal-body rod protein FlgG, with the translated sequence MSSALWVSKTGLQAQDTALRVISNNLANVTTVGFKRDRAVFSDLMYQVGQQPGGLSTQNTQLPSGTQLGVGVRVMGTQKNFSEGSIQNTGAPLDLAIEGRGFFQITLPDGSLGYSRTGSFQLNQDGQIVDPQGFALEPAITIPEDATNVTIGVDGTVSVSRQGDTAPTQVGSIQLVNFANPAGLEARGNNLYLETASSGAATQGTPGENGLGATVQGALENSNVSVVEEMVNMVATQRAYEMNARVVSTADQMSQYMTQNI
- a CDS encoding flagellar hook-basal body complex protein — its product is MTFNTALSGLSAASSDLRITGNNIANASTIGFKAARAEFADVYSSSLLGSGSNQIGSGVKLANIAQQFDQGTISFTNNSLDLAIDGNGFFVLSDNGARAYTRAGAFGVDSSGFVVANSGARVQGFTANQAGTLSGILGDLQINTNNLAPQQTSLVDAAVNLDARSSVLSQIGSRVDTQGSAIGVAQLGLPTSTPSVVDTSGAPTPFDFSVNSQSSVSAGNAITPFDFSGGAASTFDVTLAGSSVPSENQTVTINLDSSISTLQDLINEIRDDLAGTGAGLDVRENPNAAGRLQFFALNSGEPSTVTVANATPGAGVTAGNIEAVLGGIGMGSTNGAPVGAATGNTGTITAAAFDVTLSGSSGNNGTATVHLRSNITDVNSLISDIRDDLLASGVGVDVRIDPNNPGRLQFFATVAGEASQITIGNFDTSNVGVTQPDLVAVLNLATGVTVPGIAAASNGYAAQTVDVVAADGTVQAVTTAAGATAAAIAAQFSSTQVPGVSANARTTATVPSAGFNNTSGSMGVSINGVAVVGSTLSAIAANINSGLPGLGTVSAAINSAGDLVVNDAVGNDLVFGITGDVTDSLDVIGTQGGAVTLDTSGSSVIAVGGTVSFTLDEDYTLANTTPSVTNLFGVLDASAFTEFELNTFDPTNQETYNAATSLTIFDSLGNPHAMTLYFVKERFTPGVIGEEANRWSVYTQIDGHDVGDPDPNLPPPQNTVPTRARFAAQFNSDGTLNPAGTDSILISNWVPLDANGNPNGAVGPQNVLAGGSLPIASPPTSANFELRLTGSTQFGSDFAVSALDQDGYTTGELSGLGIDDRGVVSARFTNGQNQTLGQIALADFTNPQGLAAVGDSAWIETNDSGEPVIQAPGSGSLGSITSGALEDSNVELSEQLVQLIIAQRNFQANARTISTADEITQTIINL
- the flgJ gene encoding flagellar assembly peptidoglycan hydrolase FlgJ, translating into MISTPEIPVSLGAAYTDVQGLKSLPTDSQAALRKAAGEFESMFLDIWLKSMRDANAVFSEGSYLSSSAVEMHQEMLDHQYAVHMSEAGGIGLGDVLVKQLSGRDVDPDGVLDTRVPARTPMSARTGSAATDASQANVTDSANGPTYGAAATARLNPQGSARPLFESAQAFVDELMPVVEKLLEDMPINPINVVAQAALETGWGQKVIHDQHGQPSFNLFGIKAEGWSGDKVEVTTLEHEFGRMSPRKASFRSYEDLSGSVGDYLRLLGSRYRDAMGSGKDAFSFGSALQKAGYATDPAYGRKIEAVAERVRSLLGSIETRMM